The following coding sequences lie in one Pontibacter sp. G13 genomic window:
- a CDS encoding LacI family DNA-binding transcriptional regulator → MAKRQTTLADLARELGISAATVSRALKDYPDISAKTKERVMALAKERNYRPNSMAAGLRKRESRVIGVIVPSIVNHFFASVIRGIMREAYESDYRVMICQSDESQDKECTDTRALFDRRVDGLMVSLAHETEDLAHFQEVLDAGVPIVFFDKVPTRLNEVSKVEVDDFGGAFAVTQHLIDQGYRRISHLTGPKTASTAQNRLLGYRRALEANGIPYEPSRVFSSETFDFDSGKQMAKQALTQSGGCDAIFGMTDLLAMSALAAAQDLGLEVPKDLGVAGFSNWEMGARWTPAITSVDQPSEEMGRKATELLLKEIQANKLDEPFDPVRVQLETQLVIRKSSRRNDRS, encoded by the coding sequence ATGGCCAAACGTCAGACTACCTTGGCAGATCTCGCTCGCGAACTGGGAATTAGCGCCGCTACGGTATCTCGTGCGCTCAAGGATTATCCGGATATCAGTGCCAAGACCAAGGAGCGAGTCATGGCCTTGGCCAAGGAGCGAAACTATCGCCCCAACAGCATGGCAGCCGGTCTCAGAAAGCGTGAGTCCCGAGTCATTGGGGTCATAGTCCCTTCGATTGTCAACCACTTTTTTGCTTCGGTTATCCGCGGAATCATGCGAGAAGCCTACGAGTCTGATTATCGGGTCATGATCTGCCAGTCCGATGAGTCTCAAGACAAGGAATGCACGGATACCCGAGCCCTGTTTGATCGTCGGGTTGATGGCTTGATGGTCTCACTTGCCCACGAAACCGAAGATCTTGCGCATTTTCAGGAAGTCTTGGATGCTGGGGTACCCATCGTATTTTTTGATAAAGTGCCGACTCGGTTGAATGAAGTCTCCAAGGTGGAAGTGGATGATTTTGGCGGGGCATTCGCAGTGACTCAGCATCTGATCGACCAAGGATACCGCCGCATTTCTCATCTCACAGGCCCCAAAACCGCCTCTACCGCCCAGAATCGGCTCTTGGGATACCGCAGAGCGCTTGAGGCCAATGGCATTCCCTACGAGCCCAGCAGGGTATTCAGCAGCGAGACCTTCGATTTCGATTCGGGTAAGCAAATGGCCAAGCAAGCCCTCACTCAATCTGGAGGATGCGATGCGATCTTTGGCATGACCGACCTATTGGCCATGAGCGCCCTCGCTGCAGCTCAGGATTTGGGGCTTGAGGTACCCAAGGATCTAGGGGTTGCAGGGTTTTCCAATTGGGAAATGGGGGCCAGATGGACCCCGGCTATCACTTCGGTAGATCAGCCTTCGGAAGAGATGGGCCGAAAAGCCACGGAACTCCTCCTCAAGGAAATTCAAGCCAATAAACTGGACGAACCCTTCGATCCAGTCAGGGTGCAACTTGAAACTCAATTGGTCATCCGAAAATCGAGTCGCAGAAACGACCGGTCCTAA
- a CDS encoding thioredoxin family protein, with amino-acid sequence MRRRIFLMIPLFAWLMAFAPAANPWLVDFEEAQEAAQLSDKPILLVFSGSDWCKPCIRWEQEVFSTPEFESFAQDHLILVRADFPRKRKNRLSEAQVQHNEALAAQFNPQGYFPYALLLTAEGEILVSTSYRVGGTDQFIRYFHQMAPNQLPLP; translated from the coding sequence ATGAGACGCCGCATTTTTTTGATGATCCCGCTTTTTGCGTGGCTCATGGCTTTTGCGCCAGCTGCCAATCCGTGGCTGGTGGATTTCGAAGAAGCCCAAGAGGCAGCGCAATTGTCAGACAAACCCATCCTGCTAGTTTTTTCCGGATCTGATTGGTGCAAACCCTGTATCCGATGGGAACAGGAGGTTTTTTCCACCCCGGAATTCGAATCTTTTGCCCAAGATCACCTTATCTTGGTTCGGGCTGATTTCCCACGAAAACGCAAAAATCGGTTGTCTGAAGCCCAAGTCCAGCACAACGAGGCATTAGCAGCCCAATTCAATCCCCAAGGATATTTTCCATACGCATTGCTCCTCACCGCCGAGGGTGAAATTCTGGTTTCCACCTCGTATCGAGTGGGAGGGACGGATCAATTTATTCGCTATTTCCATCAAATGGCTCCCAATCAATTGCCCCTTCCATGA